From one Lotus japonicus ecotype B-129 chromosome 3, LjGifu_v1.2 genomic stretch:
- the LOC130743919 gene encoding non-specific lipid-transfer protein 1-like, whose translation MANPKLACMVLVCMALVACTPHAVHAITCGQIASSLIPCVSYLQRGGPVPPRCCNGIRSIANAARTTVDRRTACNCLKSAAARVQGINLRNAESLPGKCNVRIPYKISTSIDCASYMFDRGISLWLPKHVAALSVHKNDSLHL comes from the exons ATGGCTAACCCCAAGTTGGCATGCATGGTTCTTGTGTGCATGGCTTTGGTGGCATGCACACCGCACGCCGTACATGCCATCACGTGCGGGCAAATCGCGAGCAGTCTCATACCCTGCGTGAGCTATCTCCAGCGCGGCGGCCCTGTTCCTCCGCGATGCTGCAACGGAATTAGGAGCATTGCGAATGCGGCGAGGACCACCGTGGACCGCCGCACCGCTTGCAACTGCTTGAAGTCTGCTGCTGCTAGAGTCCAAGGAATCAACCTTAGAAATGCTGAGTCTCTCCCCGGCAAATGCAACGTTCGCATTCCCTATAAGATCAGTACCTCCATCGACTGTGCCAG CTATATGTTTGATAGG GGTATATCACTCTGGTTGCCTAAGCATGTTGCTGCTCTATCTGTACATAAGAATGATTCTTTACATCTTTGA